ACTCCCAGATTGTTGCCGTTTTGCGGTTGAATCATCTTAATCAGAGTAATGAGATTTTTTTGAGTAAATGCCGCGTCGCTAAACGGAGTAATGGCAACGAAAGCTGTGGGAAATAGTTGCTCGTCTTGGTCTATTCTAAATGAAATGATGGTGCGTCGCGAATTAACTTCAATGCTGGGAGGATGGCTCAAACCCGAGTATTGACGCGCAATTTGGCGGTAGGTAGCCGCCAGGACAAAGTTAGCGTCGGGATCGAGGGGTCGATCGACAATAATTTGCACTGTCGGCGGCGTAGCATTAAAAAACCGTTGAGATTCTTCAGGGGTAAAACGCTGAATGTGACTGCGATCGCCATTAGGGCTCAGATCGACCCAATCGCAGGTAATGTCATCTGCTTTGAGATTAAACCTGGACACCGCGTAAATTTTTGCCCCAGTCAGGGCCGCCCCCGTCAAATCTGCACCCACCCAATCAGCGTGAATCAAATTCGCTTGAGTCAAATCTGCGTGTACCAGAGTAGCGTTTAACAGGTTGACATTGCTCAAATTTGCCCCGTACAAGTTAGCCCCGCTCAATCTCGCTTCATCGAGGTCAGCGCCCGTCAGGTTCGCCCCGCTGAGGTCGGCCCACCGTAGGTTCGCGCCTCGCAAGTCAGCGCCGCTGAGGTTGGCTTGAGACAGATTAGCTTGTCTGAGTTCGGCATTGCAGAGGTTGACTCCTCGCAAGTCAGCTCTGCTGAGGTCGGCTCTGTGCAAGTTAGCCCGTTCCAAGTTGGCCGCCGTCAGAGAAGCGCCCCGCAGGTGAGCCCCGCTGAGGTCGGCTTGCTCTAGATTGGCTTCTCTCAGGGTTGCTTCTCTCAAATCTGCTTCGCTGAGGTTTGCGCCGCTAAGGTTTGCCCCGCTGAGGTCGGCTCGGATCAATTCGGCTCGGATCAGTGTAGCTTCGACGAGTTGGGCTTCGCTGAGGTCGGCTCGAATCAAATTAGCCACGTTCAGAATAGCGCCGCTGAGGTTAGCTTTGTTGAGATTGGCACCGCTGAGTCTAGCAACATTGAGTTTGGCTTTTCTCATGTTGGCGCCGGACAGATTGGTGCCGCTCATATTGGTGAGGCTCAAAATTGCCTCGCTGAAATTAGCCCCCTTGAGATCGATCCTGCTGAGATTGGCTTCGCACAGGAGGATGGCAGTAAAGTCTCTTTCTCCTGTGGCATATTTGGCAATGAGTTCTTCGGCGTCCATGCTTTTCACTTTCCCTGATGTGTTAGCTAGAACAAAGCTTTGTTTTGCCAACTTTTAATAGAATAAGCATTTTTGTAACTTGATGCAATATGCTCAAACATCGATATTGTGGAAGCCTTTTATAAAATCCAAAATGCTAGCGACGTTGGATTGACCAAATTTGGTGATTTCGGCTAACTTGCTAGAGGGAGAATTGTTGGCATCGTATTTTTTGACCAGGCGCTTGCCGAAGGCGGGATGGTGATAGACGCTAAGTCTTTGATCGCGGGAATTAATTAAGATCATCTGTGTAGGAATTTGAAAAAAATTGATGCTCTCGCCGATTTTGGGAAAAGAACTTGAAATCTTAATTTGGTCTACTTTGCTGATAGCTTGGTTGAGAGCTTTGCTGCATAATTGAACGTGTTTGGATTCTTTGACGTTAAGTTTGCTTGCATCCTGGGATTGAATCATTTTCATCAAAGCTATCACGTTTTTTTGAGTTGTAGCAGCGTCGTTAAAAGGAATGATGGCAACGTAAGCCGTGGCAAATAATTTATCATCGCTGTCCATTTTAAAGGCGAGTACGGTGCGCCTGGAGCTGACTTCGATCGTGGGCGGCTGACTTAAACTCGGGTATTGTTGGGAAATTTGGTAATAAGTTGCAGCTAGGGCAAAATGAGCGCCTTGGTCTAGGGGCGAGTCAATCACAATCCTAACTGTGGGCAAGGTTTCGTGAAAAAATTCTTGGGTTCCTCCGGAGTTCAACCAGCAAATTTGGCTGTGGTCGCCGTTGGGACTCAAATCGACCCATTTGCACGTCATGCCTTCGGTTTTGATGCCGAGCCGCGAAACTGCGTGGAGTTTGGCTCCGGTTAAGGTGGCTCCGGTTAAGTCGGCTCCAATCCAGTCGGCGCGGATCAGGTAGGCATTTGACAAATCCGCGTGCACTAAACTGGCATTGAGCAAGTTGGCGTGGCAGAGATCTGCTCGGCTGAGGTCGGCGCCGCTCAATTTGGCTTCGCTCAAGTCTGCCCAGCGCAGGTTGCAACCGCTGAGGATTGCCCAGCGCAAGTTGACGCCGCTGAGGTCGGCGCCGCTGAGTATGGCTTGAGTGAGGTTAGCTTGTCGCAGTTCCGTACCTCGCAAGTCGGCACCGCTGAGTTCGGCTCTGCTGAGGTCGGCGCCTTGCAGGTTGGCTTGTTCGAGGTTGGCTTCTGTCAAGCACGCGCCGCTCAGGTGAGCGCCTCGAAGGTTGGCTTGGGCGAGGTTGGCTCCTCTGAGGGTGGCTTCGGTGAGGGTGGCTCCGCTGAGGTTGGCTCCGCTGAGGTTGGCTCCGCTGAGTTCGGCTCTAATGAGCTCGGCTCTGATCAGTTTGGCTCCTGTGAGTGTGGCTCTTTTGAGGTCAACTCGCACTAGGTAGGCGACGTTGAGGTCGGCGTCTGTGAGGTTGGCGCCGCCGAGATGGGCGCCGCTGAGTCTGGCGATGTTGAGTTTGGCACCGGTGAGGTTGGCTTTACTGAGGTTAGCTCCGCTTAGGTTTGCTACACTCAGATTCGCACCTGTGAGGTTGGCTCCGCTCAAGTTAACGCCGCTGAGGTTGGCCTCAGTCAGGTTGATTCCGGCAAAGTTTCTTTCTCCGGCGGCATATTTTTTCAGGAGTTCCTCGACTGTCATGGGGGCGGCACCGTATCAAATATCCCCATTTTATTGCTAATGAATATCGGTATTGTAGGACTTGGTTTAATTGGTGGCTCGATCGCTCTGGATTTACGATCGCGCGGGTTTGATGTTTTTGGGGTTTCGAGTCGCCAGCAGACTTGCGATCGAGCCCAAGAACGCGGTGTGGTCTCTGAAGCCAGCATACACCTGTCTCTGATGGCAACAGCGGATTTGGTGTTTATTTGCACGCCCTTAGGAGCGATCGAGCCGACCGTCGAAAAATTAATCCCTCATCTTTCCCCCGATACTATCGTAACGGATGTGGGCTCCGTAAAAACACCCATAGTCCAGGCAGTGTCGGATCTGTGGCCGAATTTTGTCGGGGGACACCCGATGGCGGGGACTGCTGAAAGTGGGATTGAGGCGGCGGTAAGGGATTTGTTTGTGGGCCGTCCTTACGTGGTGACGCCGACAGCCGAGACTCCGGCGCAGTCGGTCCAGAAGGTGGAGGAAATCGCGCGGTTGTTGGGTGCGTTGGTTTACCGCTGCGGCCCTCAAGAGCACGATCGAGCTGTGGCTTGGATTTCTCATTTGCCGATCATGGCTAGCGCTACGCTGCTCGCTGCGTGCGATCGAGAGGGCGATCGAGATATTGTTAATTTAGCCCAACATTTGGCGAGTTCGGGTTTTCGCGACACCAGCCGGGTTGGCGGCGGCAATCCCGAGCTGGGAGTGATGGTGGCCAAGTACAATCGAGAGGAGTTGTGGCGATCGCTCTCTATATACCGCGACTGTCTCGACGAGTTGATGGGCGATATTGAGAGCGAAAATTGGCAAGCTCTCGAACACAAGCTGAAGCTGACTCAACAAGCGAGAAAAAATTACAATTTGTGAACCCAACATTACTTCAAACTGTCCCCGTGTCGATTATGATTGTGGACGCCTCTATATTGAGTTTCAATGTACACTTATTCTCGGCTCAAGCGGGTCTTACTGGGTGAATCTCTACCCACCAGCGCATCGGTTCACGAACGGCTAAATAACGCTACAGGACTAGCTGTTCTTGCTTCCGATGCACTTTCGTCTGTGGCCTACGCGACTCAAGAAACTCTGCTGGTACTGTTACTAGCTGGCAGCAGTAGTTTGAGTTTATCGTTGCCGATTTCAGCAATTATTGTTTTGCTGTTGGCGATCGTGGCACTTTCTTACCGACAGACAATTAAAGCGTACCCCAACGGCGGTGGTGCCTACATTGTAGCGCGAGAAAATTTGGGTATTTATCCCGGTTTAATCGCAGCAGCTTCGCTAATGATTGACTACATTCTCACCGTAACAGTGAGTATTTCTGCTGGTATTGCCGCCTTGACTTCAGCAGTTCCCTCGCTGCTGCCCTATACCGTTGAATTGTGCTTAGTTTGTATTGTCTTGATCATGTTTGCAAATCTCAGGGGACTGCGGGAATCTGGCAAGATATTTATGGTTCCCACCTATGCGTTTATCGTGGGCATTTTTATCTTGATTGGCTGCGGTTTATTCCAACAAGCAACAGGTCATGTTTTGCCAGCTTTAGAAAATATTCCAGCTAAAGAATCTTTGGGATTCTTTCTGATCGCGCGCGCCTTTGCGGCAGGCTGTACAGCCCTGACTGGAGTTGAAGCCATATCAGACGGAGTGTTGGCTTTTAAACCTCCTGAATGGAAGAATGCGCGCTTGACTTTAACTTATTTGGGAGTAATTCTGGGATTTATGTTTTTGGGCATTAGTTACTTAGCCAATATTTATCATGTGATTCCTAGAGAAGATGAAACGCTGCTTTCTGTGTTAGGAAAAGACATTTTTGGAGTTGGCATATTTTATTACTATTTGCAGGCTGCAACCCTGTTGATTTTGCTGTTGGCTGCGAATACGAGTTATGCGGATTTTCCGCGACTTTGTTATTTTTTGGCGCGGGACGGGTTTTTGCCGAGGCAGTTGTCGCTGTTGGGCGATCGACTGGTTTATTCTAATGGCATAACTCTGCTCAGTCTCTGCTCTGCTATTTTAATTATCATCTTCCGAGGCGATACCACCGCAGTAATTCCCCTGTATGCAGTTGGGGTTTTTACTTCTTTTACTCTCTCTCAATCGGGAATGGTAATTCACTGGTTTAAGGAGCGAGGTAAAGGTTGGCAAGCTAGTGCTGTGATGAACGGTATTGGTGCAGTGGCAACAACGGGAGTTTTGGCTGTAATTATTGCTACCAAATTCCTGTTGGGAGCTTGGGTTGTGGTGGTAACTATTCCGATCGTAGTCAGTCTGTTTTTAGCGATTCACCGACACTATCGGTATGTAGCGGCGCGCTTGAGCATTCAGGGCATAGAACCTATATCTTATCCTCCCCGACCTAAAGTTAAGATGGTGAAACATCCAGCAGTGGTGTTAGTCGGACAGTTGCACCGGGGAACTTTTGATGCGCTGGATTATGCTCGTTTAATTGCTGATGAGGTTGTTGCCGTTCATGTGGATATTGGTTTGACCGATCGCGCAAAACTGCAAGCGGCTTGGCAAGATTTGCAGTCTGACATTCCTTTGGAAATTCTCGAATCACCTTACCGTTCAGTCGGTGAGGCTCTGACTCACTTTTTGGCTTTGTTTGAAGAACAGCGGCCGGGAGTGTTCTTAACGCTAATTATTCCGGCTTTTGTGACTAAAAATTGGTGGGAGGGACTGCTGCACAATCAAACTGCTTTCTTTTTGAAGGCGGCTTTGCTGGCTAAAAAAAGTCGGGTTGTCACAACGGTTAGATATTATCTTTAAGCGCTCTCTAGTTAAAATTTTCGCATTTTTCACCTATCAAACCAAGTTATTTAGGACGGGATAAACCACCCGTTTTTTTTGTGTATGCTTGGTTGCTACATCTCAAATTTTTTGTAGAAACCGGGTTTGTTTGACCTCAAAATCCTGCGTGTAGTGCGCGGGATATCTGTTGAAACACCCGGTTTTTGAAGTTTCTGCGTGCAAATCCCGATGTATTAACTCTGCAAGTCCGCGGGCTAAGTGACAGGCTCTACTGAAACCGGCTTTTTAGCGCAATATCAAATCTGGAGCATTTCATTTTTGCAAAAAGCATTTTTCTTTGAGTGCTCTCCCCCGGGCGAGTATTATATGCTCGCTCAAGACAGCACTACAACAGCTTGCGCCCTAGATGCTCCCTATCAAATCCGGCTTTCAGATCGCTTGATTGTTTAGCCCGTCGCTGGCTGTGACAAGTTTGTTTCGCGTGCGGTGTCAAGTGCTGAGTTTTATTCAGGAGGTTTCGCAACCGTTTTTTTGCTGGATTCCTCGCTTAAACAACCGGCTTTATTGATGAGTAAGCAACGCCGATTTAGAATTTTTGGAGTAATAAATTTAACTATATTAGTATCAAATAAGTAAGTGTATTTACTGAGTAAATTTTTATTTAAATTTGACACTAACATAAAATTTTAGTAGTTTGATAATGCACAAGCAAAAGCTAAATTAGTGTTGAGCAAATAAATTATGGGCGATCAATTAAGCAAACTCAGTGAAGTGTCGATGGTGTCAGCCAATTTTGGCAATGGGTTGGCCTATAGAGAGATTCTTCTGGATTGGTTTAAGTTTTTAGGAGGCAAACCAGGGGAAGTTATTGTTGTGGACGGTGGCAGCGATAGCGAGACTCAAAAAGTTTACTGGGAACTTTACCAAGAAGGTTTAATTGATAAACTGCAAGTCATTGCACCCCATCATCAAGACAATGATAAGGATAGATGTTTTATTCAGGAGTATACGGCGGCAGCAATAGCTACCAAGCCGTATGTATTGTTCTTTAAAATTGACACGTTACCTTACAGAGAAGGTCACGACGGTTGGTTAGAGGAAGCGATCGACTATCTGGATCGAGATGACATTTTTGCAGTGGGCGGAGCTTTTAATCGAACTTTCAAACATTTCGATGCTTGGCCTGGGTGGTACTTCATTGAAGCTTGCACGCTGAATTTTTCTGTAATGAAGCGCAGTACCTTTGTTTCAGTGATGCAAGAATGTTTGGATGAATATATTGCTTCTGGATTTAGAGGAACACATCGGTTTGGCAGATTTTTGCTGGAAGAAGCATTTATCGTATATATGCAGGCGCACCAGCAATACACTTTGTGTAAGGTGGAAGATCCGAGCTGGACGATATTTCACACAAATGCTCGAGATGAATATTTGCAGGAGGTTCGGGATAAATATTTGGCTCGCGAAGATGTTAAAGTTTTCATGAATCCCTGCCTGACAAAAGACATGAGTCAATTTCTTTATTACGGACAGCCGCCTGTAAGAAGTAGCCGGCTGCAAAAAATACGCGCGGCTTTGGGAGAAACAAAACTCGGGGGTTATTGGCGGGAATTGAAGAAAATGCTGGTTTCCTGGAAAGCTGAGCCTAACTCTTAGTCATCTAATTCAAACGGGAGCATCTCATTTTTGCAAAAAGGATTTTTTTTACAGTACGAGCGTCCCCGCTCGCGTGCTATACATAGCACGAGAACTCTTGAAGTGCAATACAACTGCCAAACTGAGATACTCCCATTCAAACTTACAATACTCTTCAGGTATGTGAGGTACACCTGACGGTAGGGACTAAGGCTCAGCCGTGTCCCTACAGGACTCTCGAATGTACTGAATAAATCTGCAATCTGCTGTAACAAAAACAGACTGGAAATGAGCTGTATTTGGGCGCTAACAGTACCCAAATGCAGCACGCAAAAAGGTTCGCAAATCCTGTCAGCCCCGTCGCTTGAGGCAGATGTTTCGGTACGTTGACATGGTAAAAATAATGTACTATATTTGCAATAAGTAGAAAAGTTGCCTTCAACTTGTCTCTGAAAAGATTGCGGCTGCTGAACCAAAGTCTTTGACTAACTACAACATCTCTTCAATTTGTGGGGGTTGCACTGCAACCCGCAACAGACTCTGTATGCAGCAGCCAAAAAACTTGAACAGGCTTTTGCGAGCTTTGTCTCGCCAAGGTCTTGATGTGAGTTATGACGATCGAGTCTACTCGATTTGTCTCAATAGTTCTCTGAAAGAAAACTGGCAAGATGCCAGTTCCACAACAGAAAACAGTGAAAGTGTTAGTTTTACAATGGAAAACTGGCAAGATGCCAGTTCCACAACAGCAGAAAATAGTGAAAATGTTGGTGCTAGAAAAAACTGGCAAAATACCAGTTCCATAACAACAGAAAACAGTGAAAATCTCTCTGCTATAACAGCAGAAGTTTTGCTTCCTGAAGGTTTTCCGGTGGAAGCAAAGGCGCTGAAACAATTAGCAAATTTGGCGAAAGTTCGACACCCTCAAGGCGGTTGTGTTTGTCGCGCCTGCGCCACTCCAGATTTCCATCCGGGGGATGCGGGAGTGGCGATCGGCTCGATCGTCCAAACTGACAAAATGGTGATTCCGGCGGCTGTCGGTTCCGATATCAACTGCGGGATGCGCTTGCACGTTGCTGATTTGTCGATCGCACAATTTCTCAGCCAGCGCGATCGATTTGTAGAATTGATGAAAGGCGATTATTTCTTCGGTACTCGCGATGTCAGCATGACTGCAAAAACCGCCCGCGCCATGTTCCAACACGGCATCCCCGGATGGCTGGATGGTATGCTGGATCGGGCAATTGGTAGCGCAGCAAATGCGGATTTCGAGCAGTTGGCGCAAGAGTGCGATTCCCTACGGGATAGCTTCGCTTCACGCACTTTTTTAGGTGGTTCCATGAATGGCGATGTCAAATGGGCTCCCGAAGAATTAGTCCCAAATGACGGCACAGTCAGGGATGGCGGGTTGGCTACCATCGGCGGCGGCAATCATTTTGTAGAAATTCAAGTGGTGGAGGAAGTTGTCGATCGAGCTACGGCTTATACTTGGGGAATTCGATCGGGACAAATCGCTTTTATGATTCACTCAGGTTCGCGAAATGTCGGCAAATACATCGGCGGTATGTGGCGCGATCGAGCTTGCGACGCTTGGCCGAAAACCCTAAAATACCCTGAATCCGGGCTATTTCCGCTGTCTGTAGAGGCCAATCCCGAACTTGTAAGGGGCTACCTACAAGCGGAAGCAACGGCCGCCAATTACGGTTTTGTCAACCGCTTGCTGCTAGCAGAACTTCTGCGATTGCGTTTGCGGCAAGTTTTCGGGGATATCGAAGCTCCTTTAGTTTACGATTTGCCTCACAATATTACCTTAGCTGAAGGTGGCGGCTGGGTGACTCGCAAAGGTGCTTGTCCCGCACATTCCGGCCAGCCTGTAA
The sequence above is drawn from the Microcoleus sp. bin38.metabat.b11b12b14.051 genome and encodes:
- a CDS encoding RtcB family protein is translated as MQQPKNLNRLLRALSRQGLDVSYDDRVYSICLNSSLKENWQDASSTTENSESVSFTMENWQDASSTTAENSENVGARKNWQNTSSITTENSENLSAITAEVLLPEGFPVEAKALKQLANLAKVRHPQGGCVCRACATPDFHPGDAGVAIGSIVQTDKMVIPAAVGSDINCGMRLHVADLSIAQFLSQRDRFVELMKGDYFFGTRDVSMTAKTARAMFQHGIPGWLDGMLDRAIGSAANADFEQLAQECDSLRDSFASRTFLGGSMNGDVKWAPEELVPNDGTVRDGGLATIGGGNHFVEIQVVEEVVDRATAYTWGIRSGQIAFMIHSGSRNVGKYIGGMWRDRACDAWPKTLKYPESGLFPLSVEANPELVRGYLQAEATAANYGFVNRLLLAELLRLRLRQVFGDIEAPLVYDLPHNITLAEGGGWVTRKGACPAHSGQPVIVPGSMGAPSYLLVGLGNDRFLRSASHGAGRARSRFDMSRKGVDKSNAALGLTGIDCITLREERRIEEAPAAYKPIQPVIDVQVEAQMVGIVAKMKPVLTFKA
- a CDS encoding pentapeptide repeat-containing protein; translated protein: MTVEELLKKYAAGERNFAGINLTEANLSGVNLSGANLTGANLSVANLSGANLSKANLTGAKLNIARLSGAHLGGANLTDADLNVAYLVRVDLKRATLTGAKLIRAELIRAELSGANLSGANLSGATLTEATLRGANLAQANLRGAHLSGACLTEANLEQANLQGADLSRAELSGADLRGTELRQANLTQAILSGADLSGVNLRWAILSGCNLRWADLSEAKLSGADLSRADLCHANLLNASLVHADLSNAYLIRADWIGADLTGATLTGAKLHAVSRLGIKTEGMTCKWVDLSPNGDHSQICWLNSGGTQEFFHETLPTVRIVIDSPLDQGAHFALAATYYQISQQYPSLSQPPTIEVSSRRTVLAFKMDSDDKLFATAYVAIIPFNDAATTQKNVIALMKMIQSQDASKLNVKESKHVQLCSKALNQAISKVDQIKISSSFPKIGESINFFQIPTQMILINSRDQRLSVYHHPAFGKRLVKKYDANNSPSSKLAEITKFGQSNVASILDFIKGFHNIDV
- a CDS encoding APC family permease produces the protein MYTYSRLKRVLLGESLPTSASVHERLNNATGLAVLASDALSSVAYATQETLLVLLLAGSSSLSLSLPISAIIVLLLAIVALSYRQTIKAYPNGGGAYIVARENLGIYPGLIAAASLMIDYILTVTVSISAGIAALTSAVPSLLPYTVELCLVCIVLIMFANLRGLRESGKIFMVPTYAFIVGIFILIGCGLFQQATGHVLPALENIPAKESLGFFLIARAFAAGCTALTGVEAISDGVLAFKPPEWKNARLTLTYLGVILGFMFLGISYLANIYHVIPREDETLLSVLGKDIFGVGIFYYYLQAATLLILLLAANTSYADFPRLCYFLARDGFLPRQLSLLGDRLVYSNGITLLSLCSAILIIIFRGDTTAVIPLYAVGVFTSFTLSQSGMVIHWFKERGKGWQASAVMNGIGAVATTGVLAVIIATKFLLGAWVVVVTIPIVVSLFLAIHRHYRYVAARLSIQGIEPISYPPRPKVKMVKHPAVVLVGQLHRGTFDALDYARLIADEVVAVHVDIGLTDRAKLQAAWQDLQSDIPLEILESPYRSVGEALTHFLALFEEQRPGVFLTLIIPAFVTKNWWEGLLHNQTAFFLKAALLAKKSRVVTTVRYYL
- a CDS encoding glycosyltransferase family A protein, whose protein sequence is MGDQLSKLSEVSMVSANFGNGLAYREILLDWFKFLGGKPGEVIVVDGGSDSETQKVYWELYQEGLIDKLQVIAPHHQDNDKDRCFIQEYTAAAIATKPYVLFFKIDTLPYREGHDGWLEEAIDYLDRDDIFAVGGAFNRTFKHFDAWPGWYFIEACTLNFSVMKRSTFVSVMQECLDEYIASGFRGTHRFGRFLLEEAFIVYMQAHQQYTLCKVEDPSWTIFHTNARDEYLQEVRDKYLAREDVKVFMNPCLTKDMSQFLYYGQPPVRSSRLQKIRAALGETKLGGYWRELKKMLVSWKAEPNS
- a CDS encoding pentapeptide repeat-containing protein, with the protein product MDAEELIAKYATGERDFTAILLCEANLSRIDLKGANFSEAILSLTNMSGTNLSGANMRKAKLNVARLSGANLNKANLSGAILNVANLIRADLSEAQLVEATLIRAELIRADLSGANLSGANLSEADLREATLREANLEQADLSGAHLRGASLTAANLERANLHRADLSRADLRGVNLCNAELRQANLSQANLSGADLRGANLRWADLSGANLTGADLDEARLSGANLYGANLSNVNLLNATLVHADLTQANLIHADWVGADLTGAALTGAKIYAVSRFNLKADDITCDWVDLSPNGDRSHIQRFTPEESQRFFNATPPTVQIIVDRPLDPDANFVLAATYRQIARQYSGLSHPPSIEVNSRRTIISFRIDQDEQLFPTAFVAITPFSDAAFTQKNLITLIKMIQPQNGNNLGVRVSNLVVQLNVSLTKTIRKIGEMKIQPVRLDRESTSTFFQSPTQTVLANSSAESLMVHYHPDFGRNLTNLSEVNKTSIAPAIKAQRFTTPPLNTVIEFVKSFYQVGD
- a CDS encoding prephenate/arogenate dehydrogenase, with the translated sequence MNIGIVGLGLIGGSIALDLRSRGFDVFGVSSRQQTCDRAQERGVVSEASIHLSLMATADLVFICTPLGAIEPTVEKLIPHLSPDTIVTDVGSVKTPIVQAVSDLWPNFVGGHPMAGTAESGIEAAVRDLFVGRPYVVTPTAETPAQSVQKVEEIARLLGALVYRCGPQEHDRAVAWISHLPIMASATLLAACDREGDRDIVNLAQHLASSGFRDTSRVGGGNPELGVMVAKYNREELWRSLSIYRDCLDELMGDIESENWQALEHKLKLTQQARKNYNL